In Aspergillus chevalieri M1 DNA, chromosome 7, nearly complete sequence, the sequence AGTATGTTACATGAATATACGTAATTGATGCTTTTATTTATTTTACAAGATGCGGCACCGACCTATGTATGATCCATTAGATCAGCCCTGCTTTTTCGCAGCATCTTCCGCAACCATAGCTTCGACTTCTCGGTCCACAAGCCAAGTCCGCACACTATCCATGACTGTTTCAAGGCCATCGCCACCATCAAGAACGTCATCCAGATTGTGTATCGTGATGCCACTGCGATGATCTGTACATCGACTCTGGCCATAGTTGTATGTGCGAATCTTGTCGCCGCGGCCCATGCGGGCAACGCCCCCCATTGCTCCTCTTCTGAGCTGGACCAGTTCCTGCTCACGAGCTTCTTGTCTTGCTTCTGCCAGTTTCGCCCGTAGCACTTGCCATGCCTTCTTACGGTTCGCGTGCTGAGACCGCGAATCCTGCATCGAGACGACTGTACCAGAAGGTACATGCGTCAACCGAATGGCAGACTCCGTTTTATTGACGTGCTgtccaccagcaccacttGCTCGCATTTTCTCCGTGCGGACGTCCTGTGGATTAATGTAGTAGTCACTATTCGGATCTTCGAGATTGAGTTCACTGTCCATGCCACTGCCCGTCTCAGGAAAACTAGGGAGTATCATAACACTAACAGCACTGGTATGTGTACGTCCCTTAGTTTCCGTGGCCGGCACTCTCTGAACCCTGTGCACGCCTGATTCAGTCCTCAAAATTTCATAAGCCCCATCTGTTTCAACTTCCAGAACGGCTTCGCTCAGGCGGTCCTCGGCGGGTCCATCTGCCACATCCTTTTTGATCAAACTTGATTGGAGACCACGTCGCGAACAAAACGAGATGTACATCCTTAAAAGCTCAAAAGCGAAAAGACCAGCTTCGTCACCGCCTGCGCCAG encodes:
- a CDS encoding putative mitochondrial translation release factor (RF-1) (COG:J;~EggNog:ENOG410PH5G;~InterPro:IPR005139,IPR000352;~PFAM:PF00472,PF03462;~go_function: GO:0003747 - translation release factor activity [Evidence IEA];~go_process: GO:0006415 - translational termination [Evidence IEA]) codes for the protein MHLLLRSGIFFPIKSIKRRASTQESMSTVPWTCSRCLRRLPKIALNSRPFFQRRTVNTIPDTGLSPALLIRARSLADEHSALSSRLADSFDAKTAKRLGELAPVAECLKKWDSANESISELQSMLNDPDTDSELRSLATEDLEGSHSTLPAISDKLKESLIPRHPFAGLPCLLEIRPGAGGDEAGLFAFELLRMYISFCSRRGLQSSLIKKDVADGPAEDRLSEAVLEVETDGAYEILRTESGVHRVQRVPATETKGRTHTSAVSVMILPSFPETGSGMDSELNLEDPNSDYYINPQDVRTEKMRASGAGGQHVNKTESAIRLTHVPSGTVVSMQDSRSQHANRKKAWQVLRAKLAEARQEAREQELVQLRRGAMGGVARMGRGDKIRTYNYGQSRCTDHRSGITIHNLDDVLDGGDGLETVMDSVRTWLVDREVEAMVAEDAAKKQG